The DNA sequence TCGTCCTTCGCGAGGGGATGAAGCTGGCGGTGGTGGGCGTCGTGCTCGGGGCGGTCGTGGCTCTGGTGGTGAGCCGCTTCGTGAAGCCGCTGCTCTTCCAGGTCTCGCCGCGCGATCCTCTGGTGTTCGCCACGGTGGCGGCAGCCCTTCTCGCGGTGGCGGTGCTGGCGAGCGTCCTGCCGGCACGGCGTGCCGCTCGCGTGGACCCGATGCAGGCGCTCAGGACCGAGTAGCGGCGCATCGTCCCCCCCCCGGCTGGCAGTCCCGGGGGGAGCCGTGCCACCTTCAGGACACTTTCCAAACGATCCGATGGCAGAGTCCGCGCCCGGGACCGGCCTTGCACCCCTCGAGGCCGCGGCCACGTGCAACGCCGGAGGAATCATGACGAACGCGACACCCGGATCCGCGGCCTCGCGCTCCGCGACGATGACGAACGACGAAGCGAGGCAGATCGAGCGCGCCAACGGCACGGCGCGGCCGCCGGTCGTGTTCGTCCACGGCCTCTGGCTGCTGCCCGGCAGCTGGGATCGGTGGGCGAAGATGTTCGAGGAGGCCGGCTACGCGGCGCTCACGCCCAGCTGGCCCGACGACCCCGCCACCGTCGCCGAAGCCAACGCACACCCCGAACGCCTGGCCGGCAAGGGCATCGCGCAGGTGGCGGACCACCTCGCGGCGATCGTTCGCGCGCTCAAGACGAAGCCCGCCGTCGTCGGCCACTCGCTCGGCGGCCTGCTGGCGCAGATCCTCGCCGGGCGCGGGCTCGCCAAGGTGACCGTGGCCATCGACCCGGCGCCGTTCCGCGGCGTGCTGCCGCTCCCGCTCTCGGCCCTGAAGTCCGCGTGGCCGATCCTCGGCAACCCGGCCAACCTCGGCCGCGCCGTGCCACTGACGTTCGCCCAGTTCCGCTACGGCTTCGCCAACGCGGTCAGCGAGACGGAGGCCCGGGAGCTCCACCAGACCTTCGCCGTGCCGGCGCCGGGGAAGCCGCTGTTTCAGGCCGCGGCCGCGAACCTCAATCCGTGGACGGAGGCCAGGGTGGACACCGCGAACCCCGGCCGCGGGCCGCTGCTGATCGTCTCCGGCGAGCGGGACCACACGGTGCCGTGGGCGATCGCGAACGCGTCGTTCCGGCGGCAGCGGCACAACCCGGGCGTCACCGAGATCGTGGAGATCCAGGACCGCGGGCACGCGCTGACGATCGACCACGGCTGGCGCGAGGTCGCCGACACCGCGCTGGCCTTCATCCGCCGCTTCGCCTGACCGAGATTGGCCGCTGGCGGCGGCTCACGCCCGGGCGAGCGCGGCCTTCAGCGCCTCCGCCCACCCCTCGTTGTGGATGACCCGCGCCCGCGTGGCTGCACGCAGCCGCCGCAGCGGCTCGAGGCGGCGCAGCGCGAGGCGGTACGGGTTCGCGGGCGTCGGCTCGGCGTCCTGGTCCGACAAGGCCAGCGGACCGCGCCTCAGGTGCAGGGCCTGGAGATCGCGGCCGATGGCGTCGGCCTCGCCCTCGAACACGTAGCTGGCCGCCGAGGGGCCCGCGAGGATCTCGAGCGCGACGAGCCGGCCGGCGGGGACGAGCAGGAACGCCGCCCAGTTCTCGGGAAGGGCTGACGGCGGCTGCAGGGCGTCGGCGTCGGGATCGAGCAGCTGCACGAAGCCGAGGCGCGGTTCCCCGCCCTTCCCGGCGGCGAGGAGAGCGGCGGCGCAGTCCGACCGCTCGGCCGCCGTGACGCGCTGCAGCAGCGCGTCGAAGCCGGTCACCTTCGACCTCGGCAGGGCGAGGCCGTCGGCGAAGCCGGCGACGCCCGTCAGCACCGCCAGGAGCCTGGCCTGCGCGTCGCGCCGCTTCATCACCGCCGCCTGGAACGCGTCGCGCCTCCGGCCGAGCTGCCCCACGACCGTGCGCTGCCCGCCGGCGTCGAGCACGACCGACGGCGGGTCGTCGGACGCGGTCACGGCCGTCAGGGCACCGAGCGGCAGCTGAAACGGGTCCGCGTCGTCGGGCACGGCGGTGAGGTGGGTGTCGTACACCTGCAATTCGGCGCCGCGGGCCGACCGCCCGTCGAGCAGCGCGCCCGGGTACACCTCCGGCATCGCGATGCCATGCGCGAGCAGGCCGGCCACGCGGGCCTGGTTCCGCGACCGCCGCAGCTCCGCGGCGAACGCGTCGAATCGCCGGCCCAGCTGCGAGAGGGTGAGCCGCCCCGACGGCCAGAGGTCCAGCTCGATGCGGTAGTCGGCGGCGCGCACCGCATCGGCATCCAGGAACGCAACGGTGACCGGCCCGACGCCGATGCCGTCGTCGCCGATCACCGCCTCCGCCTCGCCCTGGGCGCCGGCCGCGCCGGGCGCGCTCCCGAGCGCGAACGCCGCCGGCGAGCGCCGCACCTCCTCGTTCACGTCAGCTCCCGTAGGCCTTGCCGCACTCCGGGCAGAACTTGGGGGAGCCGTCCGCCTCGGCCCCGCAGCTCGGGCAC is a window from the Gemmatimonadales bacterium genome containing:
- a CDS encoding alpha/beta hydrolase; translated protein: MTNATPGSAASRSATMTNDEARQIERANGTARPPVVFVHGLWLLPGSWDRWAKMFEEAGYAALTPSWPDDPATVAEANAHPERLAGKGIAQVADHLAAIVRALKTKPAVVGHSLGGLLAQILAGRGLAKVTVAIDPAPFRGVLPLPLSALKSAWPILGNPANLGRAVPLTFAQFRYGFANAVSETEARELHQTFAVPAPGKPLFQAAAANLNPWTEARVDTANPGRGPLLIVSGERDHTVPWAIANASFRRQRHNPGVTEIVEIQDRGHALTIDHGWREVADTALAFIRRFA